The following are encoded in a window of Prevotella melaninogenica genomic DNA:
- a CDS encoding MFS transporter has product MSKTNKLALLPVMLCFFAMGFVDLVGIASNYVKNDLQLSDSTANVFPSLVFFWFLIFSVPTGMLMNKIGRKKTVLISLVVTLFSLLLPVFGESYGLMLVSFSLLGIGNALMQTSLNPLVSTVMKGGNLASTLTFGQFVKAIASFMAPYLAIWGAQASIPAFGLGWRVLFPIYLIVGTIATLLLFSTPIEEEPIEGKASSFAECFSLLGKPIVLLSFLGIMCHVGIDVGTNTTAPKILMERLGMSLNDAAFATSLYFIFRTIGCLTGSFFLRVMNNKLFFIISVTMMALSMCGMAVGTSKTVLFVAIALVGYGNSNVFSMVFARALQSVPDKQNEVSGLMIMGLFGGTIFPLLMGFASDGFGQVGAVVVMAVGVLYLFSYIPKMNNK; this is encoded by the coding sequence ATGTCGAAAACCAATAAACTCGCTCTCTTGCCCGTAATGCTTTGTTTTTTTGCGATGGGTTTCGTTGACTTGGTAGGTATTGCCTCCAACTACGTAAAGAACGACTTGCAGCTGTCGGATTCTACAGCCAATGTTTTTCCATCCCTTGTTTTCTTTTGGTTCCTTATCTTTTCCGTACCGACTGGTATGTTGATGAATAAGATTGGACGCAAAAAGACAGTGCTTATCAGTCTTGTCGTTACCTTATTCTCTCTTCTCTTGCCGGTTTTCGGCGAGTCATACGGCTTAATGCTCGTATCGTTTTCATTGCTTGGAATAGGCAATGCATTGATGCAAACATCGTTGAATCCACTGGTTTCAACGGTGATGAAAGGTGGAAATTTAGCCTCAACACTTACTTTCGGACAGTTTGTTAAGGCTATAGCATCCTTTATGGCACCTTATCTTGCTATATGGGGAGCGCAGGCAAGCATTCCAGCCTTTGGTCTTGGATGGCGCGTTCTCTTCCCAATTTATCTGATAGTTGGTACAATTGCCACGCTGTTACTCTTCTCAACGCCTATCGAAGAAGAACCTATCGAAGGTAAAGCGAGCTCTTTTGCAGAATGTTTCAGCCTATTGGGTAAACCTATTGTGTTGCTTAGTTTCCTGGGTATTATGTGTCACGTTGGTATTGATGTTGGTACAAATACCACGGCGCCAAAGATTCTGATGGAGCGTTTAGGTATGTCATTGAACGATGCAGCCTTTGCAACTTCTCTCTACTTTATCTTCCGTACCATCGGATGTCTGACTGGCTCTTTCTTCCTTCGTGTAATGAATAACAAGCTATTCTTTATTATTTCGGTTACGATGATGGCGCTTTCAATGTGTGGAATGGCTGTAGGAACGTCAAAGACCGTACTTTTTGTAGCGATTGCTCTTGTAGGTTATGGTAACAGCAACGTTTTCTCAATGGTCTTTGCACGTGCTTTACAGAGTGTTCCTGACAAGCAGAACGAGGTGAGCGGACTGATGATTATGGGACTTTTCGGTGGTACAATCTTCCCACTGTTGATGGGATTTGCCAGCGATGGATTCGGTCAGGTGGGTGCTGTTGTCGTAATGGCAGTGGGCGTACTCTACCTCTTTTCTTATATTCCAAAGATGAATAATAAATAA